The Euleptes europaea isolate rEulEur1 chromosome 2, rEulEur1.hap1, whole genome shotgun sequence genome has a segment encoding these proteins:
- the LOC130493867 gene encoding guanine nucleotide-binding protein subunit alpha-15-like, producing MVWCSCFLSEEEKTAIAIDKEINRLLQEQKKRERWELKLLLLGTGESGKSTFIKQMRIIHGVGFSEEDRKGFAKVVYQNIFSSVQAMIQAMETLQISYAQSENVRNAQLLMEVDAYKVTTLGAHHARMLESLWRDSGIRTCYQRRREYHLLDSTFYFLSNLDRIAAAGYVPSAQDILRTRVPTTGINEYCFLVQKVTLRIVDVGGQKSERRKWIHCFENVMALIYLASLSEYDQCLEENARENRMRESLDLFRTILELPWFQGTSIILFLNKVDILEEKITSSDLANYFPSFPGPKQDAHAAKEFIQGMYMDAYLRFSTPDPSSGVPLSKGVSRPRILYPHYTCATDTQNICTVFEDIQDVVLATYLDEFNLS from the exons ATGGTGTGGTGTTCCTGCTTCCTATCAGAAGAAGAGAAAACCGCCATCGCCATCGATAAAGAGATCAACCGGCTTCTTCAAGAGCAAAAGAAGCGTGAGCGATGGGAGCTGAAGTTACTTTTGTTGG GCACCGGAGAGAGTGGGAAAAGCACCTTCATCAAGCAGATGCGGATAATCCACGGCGTGGGCTTTTCGGAAGAGGACCGAAAAGGTTTTGCCAAGGTCGTCTATCAGAACATCTTCTCGTCCGTCCAGGCTATGATCCAGGCTATGGAGACCCTCCAGATCTCTTACGCTCAGTCGGAGAATGTG CGCAACGCTCAGCTGCTCATGGAGGTGGATGCCTACAAAGTGACCACTCTGGGGGCGCACCACGCAAGGATGCTCGAAAGCCTGTGGAGGGACTCCGGGATCCGAACCTGCTACCAGAGGCGTAGGGAATACCACTTGCTGGATTCTACTTTTTA TTTCCTGTCCAATCTGGACCGGATTGCAGCAGCAGGGTATGTTCCCAGCGCTCAGGACATTCTGCGGACCCGCGTGCCAACTACTGGTATTAATGAGTACTGCTTTTTGGTGCAAAAGGTAACATTACG GATAGTGGATGTTGGTGGGCAGAAGTCGGAGCGCCGGAAGTGGATCCACTGTTTCGAAAATGTGATGGCCTTGATCTACCTGGCATCCCTGAGCGAATACGACCAGTGTCTGGAGGAGAATGCCCGTGAG AACCGAATGAGAGAGAGCCTCGACCTCTTCCGGACGATCCTGGAGCTCCCTTGGTTCCAGGGCACCTCCATCATCCTCTTCCTCAACAAAGTGGACATCTTGGAGGAGAAGATCACAAGCTCTGATCTGGCCAATTATTTCCCCAGTTTCCCAG GCCCTAAGCAAGATGCTCATGCAGCCAAGGAGTTCATCCAAGGAATGTACATGGATGCCTACCTACGTTTCTCGACCCCTGACCCCAGCTCCGGTGTGCCGCTTTCCAAAGGCGTCAGCCGGCCCAGGATCCTGTACCCTCACTATACCTGCGCCACAGACACCCAGAACATCTGCACGGTTTTTGAGGACATCCAGGACGTGGTCTTGGCTACCTACCTGGATGAATTCAACTTGTCCTAA